A DNA window from Flammeovirga agarivorans contains the following coding sequences:
- the apaG gene encoding Co2+/Mg2+ efflux protein ApaG, with protein MEIAITEGIKVSVDQYFLPEYSSPTERHYVFGYKIRIDNLSASAVQLLKRNWEIIDITGDKREVVRGDGVVGKSPIIQPGESFEYVSGCHFVSPIGKMKGSYEMIRVRDNSPFDVQIPEFTLQPKYSIN; from the coding sequence ATGGAAATAGCAATCACAGAAGGTATAAAGGTGAGCGTTGATCAATATTTCCTTCCCGAATATTCCTCACCTACCGAAAGACATTATGTATTTGGCTACAAAATCAGGATTGACAACCTAAGTGCGTCGGCAGTACAACTACTAAAGAGAAATTGGGAAATTATAGATATCACAGGAGATAAAAGAGAAGTCGTTAGAGGTGATGGTGTAGTTGGTAAAAGTCCAATTATCCAACCCGGTGAATCTTTTGAATATGTTTCTGGGTGTCACTTTGTGTCTCCTATTGGAAAAATGAAAGGAAGTTATGAAATGATTCGCGTACGTGACAACAGTCCATTTGATGTTCAAATTCCAGAATTCACCTTACAACCGAAATATTCGATAAACTAA
- a CDS encoding MarR family winged helix-turn-helix transcriptional regulator, which translates to MNFYQSAGSLVLGSRLRRIGEKFLSEVAKVYEMKGIDFDPSWFPIFYLLDKNTSMSLREISDELGVSHSAVSQLTTALIKKGHLLMEKDINDGRKRILQLTPQGESLVETSKPIWSALQASVKELSALGDNRLLEELTTLENSLSERNLSDRVLEKLK; encoded by the coding sequence ATGAATTTTTACCAGTCAGCAGGAAGCCTAGTATTAGGCAGTAGATTAAGAAGAATAGGAGAAAAATTCCTATCTGAAGTGGCAAAAGTGTATGAAATGAAAGGTATCGATTTTGATCCTTCTTGGTTCCCAATTTTTTATCTATTAGATAAAAATACATCTATGTCTTTAAGAGAAATTTCCGACGAATTGGGAGTGAGTCATTCAGCTGTAAGCCAATTGACAACAGCTCTCATTAAGAAAGGGCATTTATTGATGGAGAAGGATATTAATGATGGCAGAAAAAGAATATTACAGTTGACACCTCAGGGAGAATCGTTGGTAGAGACATCGAAACCAATTTGGTCAGCATTACAAGCTTCGGTGAAAGAATTATCAGCATTGGGAGATAATAGACTTTTGGAAGAATTAACTACACTTGAGAATTCATTATCAGAAAGAAATTTATCTGACAGGGTGTTAGAGAAGTTAAAATAG